Proteins co-encoded in one Desulfovibrio sp. JC022 genomic window:
- a CDS encoding TolC family protein, translating into MIKKFGTACILCALLTFQGNTGFAANSTEGTPLPAVENVSAGSTETVNLSGLENKDPQYTNAEDIESFKQGVIKIEDPGVAGSSLQKSAPNAANATALTLQHACELAVTNHPLVASSRYSMLEKNAEYGMARKVYFPRIDFTAQAGPSHNLDTETTSYGQSSVAMTQTLYNFGGLDDSVDSAKMKAEGAKYRLARTQEDIAALAINSYLSVMQAQESLKVYNNTLDFYNKLLKTFWERYNAGISSKADARKVEVSLRSTESQVTVQKQQLKTARLLLENIIKQSVNEVETDIAMAKMDISDTLEGAYELAKSNNVNLRAYNAEIESQKKVVSTVEAGYYPSFGYRLQAKSEFKKYDGYENALDAQVTVNWNLFNGYATDEGVKREEAVLKRLMATKEATELEIQNILSDAFNAYKSSEKEFELARDAYDSSVNLMSLYLSEFDLGIRTLLDLITAREGQTSAAVREVNARYARIRAALNIFLEQGRLPEILGLPTEKTLFESNNALYSAKGE; encoded by the coding sequence ATGATAAAGAAATTTGGAACAGCTTGCATACTTTGTGCGCTGCTTACATTTCAGGGCAATACCGGTTTTGCTGCAAATTCCACGGAAGGCACTCCCCTGCCTGCCGTGGAGAACGTTTCAGCAGGATCCACTGAGACAGTAAACCTGTCAGGTCTGGAAAATAAAGACCCACAGTATACAAACGCGGAAGATATAGAGAGTTTCAAACAAGGTGTCATCAAAATTGAAGACCCCGGTGTGGCAGGTTCTTCCTTGCAAAAAAGTGCCCCCAACGCCGCTAACGCAACGGCCCTGACTCTGCAACACGCCTGTGAACTGGCTGTGACCAACCATCCGCTGGTGGCATCCTCACGCTATTCTATGCTTGAAAAAAATGCTGAGTACGGAATGGCCCGCAAAGTATACTTCCCGCGTATTGATTTCACTGCGCAGGCCGGTCCTTCGCACAATCTCGATACCGAGACCACCAGCTACGGACAATCTTCCGTTGCCATGACCCAGACCCTCTACAACTTCGGCGGTCTGGATGACAGTGTTGACAGTGCCAAGATGAAGGCAGAAGGCGCGAAGTACCGTCTGGCCCGGACTCAGGAAGATATCGCCGCCCTTGCCATTAACTCCTACCTGAGCGTGATGCAGGCGCAGGAAAGCCTCAAGGTCTACAACAACACCTTGGATTTCTACAACAAACTGTTAAAAACTTTCTGGGAACGCTACAATGCCGGGATTTCCTCCAAAGCTGACGCCCGCAAGGTGGAAGTATCTCTGCGTTCAACTGAATCCCAAGTCACAGTGCAAAAACAGCAGCTTAAGACCGCAAGACTGCTTCTTGAGAACATCATCAAGCAATCGGTCAATGAAGTTGAGACTGACATTGCCATGGCTAAAATGGACATCTCAGACACCCTTGAAGGTGCATACGAGCTAGCCAAGAGCAACAACGTCAACCTTCGGGCATATAATGCTGAAATTGAATCACAAAAGAAAGTAGTCTCCACCGTTGAAGCGGGCTATTACCCTTCATTCGGGTACAGACTGCAGGCTAAAAGCGAATTCAAAAAATATGATGGCTACGAAAACGCTCTGGACGCTCAGGTCACCGTTAACTGGAACCTCTTCAACGGCTATGCCACAGATGAAGGTGTAAAACGGGAAGAAGCTGTCCTTAAAAGGCTTATGGCTACCAAAGAAGCTACTGAGCTCGAAATTCAGAACATCCTTTCCGATGCTTTCAACGCATACAAATCTTCTGAAAAAGAGTTCGAACTGGCCCGCGACGCTTATGACTCAAGTGTCAACCTCATGAGTCTCTACCTCAGTGAGTTTGATCTCGGCATCCGAACCCTGCTTGATCTCATCACAGCCCGCGAAGGACAGACAAGCGCGGCTGTACGCGAAGTGAACGCCCGCTACGCAAGAATCCGGGCAGCACTCAATATTTTCTTAGAACAAGGCCGACTCCCCGAAATACTGGGACTGCCCACTGAAAAAACTCTTTTCGAATCAAACAACGCACTTTACTCCGCTAAAGGTGAATAA